The Thermothielavioides terrestris NRRL 8126 chromosome 2, complete sequence genome includes a region encoding these proteins:
- a CDS encoding glycosyltransferase family 2 protein (CAZy_ID 270180): MANRMSMYSMASESNLGGPRGQQSAQVSATTLLNSVHNIYLSSQPYHLDSGTSLVVNTWLTASQPGPSGAVGGTIDADLITRAWEHARRRAEDGCIIFGSLHTSTPSLLRPALSSLPVAVPSSILQSLQAVEPFLRCVTPYNPSAPRQIALGVSLTLNLAGHIVGASVALSQGGIDTEKGLLRIPAEPGYRAFDVFYYLLTSASTPAEREFLGLKGASSYRLLARSGTYDPPSYLPTADDGAAADDFRSALKEIGIKGSAHRNFISTLAGLLKLGDTVDYDVDEEVLDEVCEDVAGLLGLEPEVLARQCSTEDRATLLGGLYEALVDWVIRKANEAIAAQMTRIRDGEESANGSQGDGAPISLDDTGDTVCLHFLEIPDPNLGKAVAMRGIFDDNQGINAEMKQDGVEIAPAGSSVLREMQTAVAEVGPELGIVVGSLGRERQRMLEKREELLEKVGLAAEDDGFLKQLLFPVPAEGINLGRSGRIDLPALLSTSRAWYHLCIHPTDESPASLAALPSVNSAWSAGTVSRQLRAWRLPEWSNRRNKRLDYTVDFDFDEFVRRYRVLGCMDGRDGIESWILERGWTNGEVVVGRERVWMRENAWWEAESILDLKPGEAERLGSMPNMMPPAGLGSGYSAAGSSFFPPQPFHDASSNGSHEQLVHQRNMSQATLGGMRPAVAPSIAPTAMTGMRNVSNSNGDYGLGHKGDNHRGDVFYNAEGQFVGNLDPDLAEGKKIEEQPVSSGRRAWVTLVWILTFWIPSPLLRYVGRMKRPDVRMAWREKLVICFFIVILNAIIVFWIIFFGRLLCPNYDKAWSRDEVSHHQGADDFWVSVRGKVYDITSFWRLQHGTTADPTTADVMQPLAGLDMDNYFIPPLTLACPGLVSDDTIRLTLNTTQEYPNAVHDSGPYAMDPTSDMRQIDWYSTKFLPRMKEYYAGELVWDPNQILSEGANENHMWFIWEDRIYDLTDYMYTQKIENNNARWAFLNSQIVDAVKNNPGQDLTTQFASIVQKASSNATESANIANTLNCLNNRFYIGITDFRNSPKCQVNKWILVAFTIVLCAVIGIKFISALQFGSKRRPSPQDKFVICQVPAYTEGEDSLRKALDSLTALQYDNKRKLICVICDGVIVGAGNDRPTPKIVLDILGVDPKVDPPALPFKSVGTGSEQLNYGKVYSGLYEYEGNVVPYIVVVKVGKESEREKTKPGNRGKRDSQILLLSFLNRVHHRAPMNPLELEMFHHINNIIGVDPELYEYLLMVDADTCVREDSLNRLVAACANDAKIAGICGETSLQNEERSWWTMIQVYEYYISHHLAKAFESLFGSVTCLPGCFCMYRLRTADRGRPLIISDNVIRDYSVCNVDTLHKKNLLSLGEDRYLTTLMTKYFPHMSFKFIPDAYCQTAAPEKWSVLLSQRRRWINSTIHNLVELMFLPEMCGFCCFSMRFVVFIDLFGTIILPATCVYLGWLLYTVITRTGPFPLISIVMLAAVYGLQALIFVLKRQWQHIGWMIIYIIAFPVYAFILPIYSFWNQDNFTWGNTRIVIGESGKKQVVAVDDEGFDPRSIPLQRWDDYALANNLPGRRGGHPEKVGLDGGMGIYDENYEMDDMKSVYSSVRQPSVLTGLPGRGAGAYMPPTPGTPGTPFMNRSSTFVGATPYTDNPQPNLAHRQSMMSMGAPMADLQQQRRSHTPYSDFPPAGQRGSVANRLSMASTSMLQQSQSQSRLGLHADLSTGSFGGGGMGISGGVGGGAPDDAAIIEAIQSVLREVDLDTVTKKQVRALVEQRLQTELVGERRTFMDRQIDNELANM; the protein is encoded by the exons ATGGCGAACCGCATGTCGATGTACTCGATGGCCTCCGAGTCAAACCTCGGCGGCCCACGGGGACAGCAGTCCGCCCAGGTGTCGGCCACGACGCTGCTCAACTCGGTGCACAATATCTACCTCTCGTCCCAACCATACCACCTTGATTCGGGGACCAGTCTCGTCGTCAACACATGGCTCACGGCCTCGCAGCCGGGCCCCAGCGGCGCTGTTGGCGGCACCATAGACGCGGACCTCATAACAAGGGCGTGGGAAcatgcccgccgccgcgccgaggatgGCTGCATCATATTTGG GTCCCTCCACACGTCCACACCTTCGCTTCTCCGGCCCGCCCTCTCGTCGCTTCCCGTCGCGGTCCCCTCCTCAATCCTCCAGTCCCTACAGGCTGTTGAGCCCTTCCTCCGCTGCGTCACCCCCTACAACCCCTCGGCTCCCAGGCAGATTGCCCTGGGCGTCTCCCTGACCCTTAACCTTGCCGGGCACATAGTTGGCGCGTCGGTTGCCTTGTCACAAGGCGGCATTGACACGGAAAAGGGCCTGCTTCGTATCCCAGCCGAGCCCGGCTACCGCGCTTTCGATGTCTTCTACTACTTGCTcacctccgcctccacccCCGCCGAGCGGGAGTTCCTCGGTCTCAAGGGCGCCTCCAGTTACCGCCTGCTGGCCCGCTCCGGCACATATGATCCCCCCTCCTACCTGCccaccgccgacgacggtgccgctgccgatgaTTTTCGCTCCGCCCTGAAGGAGATCGGCATCAAGGGGTCCGCCCACCGCAACTTCATCTCCACCCTCGCCGGTCTCTTGAAGCTGGGCGACACGGTCGACTACGACGTTGACGAAGAGGTGCTGGACGAGGTGTGCGAGGACGTTGCTGGCCTCCTCGGTCTCGAGCCAGAGGTGCTCGCGAGACAATGTTCTACCGAGGACCGTGCCACGCTCCTCGGCGGTCTGTACGAAGCCCTGGTGGATTGGGTCATCAGGAAGGCCAACGAAGCCATTGCCGCCCAGATGACCCGCATCCGAGACGGAGAGGAGTCCGCGAACGGCAGCCAGGGCGACGGGGCGCCGATCTCCCTCGATGACACCGGCGATACCGTGTGCCTCCACTTCCTCGAGATCCCCGATCCCAACCTGGGTAAGGCCGTTGCCATGCGAGGCATCTTCGACGACAACCAGGGCATCAATGCCGAGATGAAGCAGGACGGCGTTGAGATCGCCCCCGCGGGCAGTTCTGTTTTGCGTGAGATGCAGactgccgtggccgaggtcgGGCCGGAGCTGGGCATCGTAGTCGGGTCTCTCGGGAGGGAGAGGCAACGCATGCTCGAGAAGCGGGAAGAGTTGCTCGAAAAGGTTGGCCTagccgccgaggatgacggcTTTTTGAAGCAGCTGCTGTTCCCCGTCCCCGCGGAGGGGATCAAcctcggccgcagcggccgtATCGACCTCCCCGCCCTCTTGAGCACCAGTCGCGCGTGGTACCACCTGTGCATCCACCCCACCGATGAATCGCCGGCTAGCCTGGCGGCCTTGCCGTCGGTCAACTCGGCTTGGTCCGCCGGGACGGTGTCGAGGCAACTGCGGGCCTGGCGGCTACCTGAGTGGTCGAATCGCCGTAACAAGCGCCTCGACTACACGGTTGACTTCGACTTCGACGAGTTTGTCCGCCGCTACCGTGTGCTGGGCTGCATGGACGGCCGTGATGGCATCGAGAGCTGGATTCTGGAGCGTGGCTGGACCAACGGTGAAGTCGTTGTCGGCCGCGAGCGCGTGTGGATGAGGGAAAACGCTTGGTGGGAAGCCGAGAGCATTCTAGACCTCAagcccggcgaggccgagaggCTCGGGAGCATGCCCAACATGATGCCTCCCGCCGGTCTCGGGTCGGGCTATTCCGCCGCGGGCAGCAGCTTCTTCCCGCCGCAGCCGTTCCACGACGCTTCCTCCAACGGCAGCCACGAACAGCTTGTCCACCAGAGGAATATGAGCCAGGCAACTCTCGGCGGGATGCGTCCCGCGGTAGCCCCCTCCATCGCGCCCACCGCCATGACGGGCATGCGCAACgtcagcaacagcaacggcgACTACGGGCTCGGCCACAAGGGCGACAACCACAGGGGCGATGTCTTCTACAACGCCGAAGGCCAGTTCGTTGGCAACCTGGACCCGGACCTTGCGGAAGGCAAGAAGATCGAGGAGCAGCCCGTCTCGTCCGGGAGAAGGGCGTGGGTTACCCTGGTCTGGATCCTGACCTTCTGGATCCCGTCGCCTCTTCTTCGGTACGTCGGTCGCATGAAGCGCCCCGACGTGCGCATGGCCTGGCGGGAAAAGCTCGTCATCTGCTTCTTCATCGTCATTCTGAATGCCATCATCGTCTTTTGGATCATCTTCTTCGGTCGCCTGCTCTGTCCCAACTACGACAAGGCCTGGTCTCGGGACGAGGTGTCACACCACCAGGGAGCCGATGATTTTTGGGTCAGCGTGCGCGGCAAGGTCTACGATATCACCAGCTTCTGGAGGCTGCAGCATGGCACAACTGCGGACCCGACTACCGCCGATGTCATGCAGCCATTGGCTGGCCTGGACATGGACAACTATTTCATCCCGCCGCTCACCCTGGCGTGCCCAGGCCTGGTGTCCGACGACACCATCAGGCTCACTCTCAACACGACACAGGAGTATCCAAATGCCGTCCACGACTCGGGACCGTACGCGATGGATCCGACCAGCGATATGCGTCAGATTGACTGGTACTCCACCAAATTCTTACCCCGGATGAAAGAATACTACGCGGGCGAACTCGTTTGGGATCCGAACCAGATCCTGTCGGAGGGAGCAAACGAGAACCACATGTGGTTCATCTGGGAGGACAGGATTTACGACTTGACCGACTACATGTACACGCAAAAAATTGAAAACAACAATGCCCGGTGGGCCTTCCTCAACTCGCAGATCGTCGACGCGGTCAAGAACAATCCCGGCCAGGACCTTACCACCCAGTTCGCCAGCATTGTCCAGAAGGCCAGCTCCAACGCAACCGAGAGCGCCAACATCGCCAACACGCTCAACTGCCTCAACAACCGCTTCTACATTGGCATCACCGACTTCAGGAACTCACCCAAGTGCCAGGTCAACAAGTGGATTCTGGTCGCGTTCACCATCGTCCTGTGCGCCGTCATTGGCATCAAGTTCATCTCGGCCCTGCAGTTCGGCTCCAAGAGacggccgtcgccgcaggACAAGTTCGTCATCTGCCAGGTGCCCGCATACACCGAAGGCGAAGACTCGCTGCGCAAGGCGCTCGATTCGCTCACGGCCCTGCAGTACGACAACAAGCGGAAGCTGATCTGCGTCATCTGCGACGGCGTCATCGTTGGCGCCGGCAACGACCGCCCCACGCCCAAGATCGTCCTCGACATCCTCGGTGTTGATCCCAAGGTCGACCCGCCCGCCCTGCCCTTCAAGTCGgtcggcaccggcagcgAGCAGCTCAACTACGGCAAGGTCTACTCCGGCCTGTACGAGTACGAAGGCAACGTCGTTCCGTATATCGTGGTCGTCAAGGTTGGCAAGGAGTCGGAGCGCGAGAAGACGAAGCCTGGCAACCGCGGCAAGCGTGACTCGCAGATCCTGCTCTTGAGCTTCCTCAACCGCGTTCACCACCGCGCCCCGATGAACCCGCTCGAGCTGGAGATGTTCCACCACATCAACAACATCATCGGTGTGGACCCCGAGCTCTACGAATATCTTCTGATGGTCGACGCCGATACCTGTGTTCGCGAGGACTCGCTCAACCGGCTCGTTGCGGCCTGTGCCAACGACGCCAAGATTGCTGGTATCTGCGGCGAGACGAGCTTGCAGAACGAGGAGCGCTCGTGGTGGACCATGATTCAAGTCTACGAGTACTACATCTCGCACCATCTCGCCAAGGCTTTCGAGTCCCTCTTCGGCAGCGTCACCTGTTTGCCTGGATG TTTCTGCATGTACCGGCTGCGGACTGCGGACCGCGGGCGGCCCCTGATCATCTCGGACAACGTGATCCGCGACTACAGCGTCTGCAACGTGGACACGCTCCACAAGAAGAACCTGCTGTCGCTCGGTGAGGATCGTTACTTGACGACCTTGATGACCAAGTACTTCCCGCACATGTCGTTCAAGTTCATCCCGGATGCCTACTGCCAGACGGCCGCGCCCGAGAAGTGGAGTGTGTTGCTGTCTCAGCGCCGTCGCTGGATCAACTCCACCATCCACAACCTCGTCGAGCTGATGTTCCTGCCAGAGATGTGCGGCTTCTGCTGCTTCTCGATGCGCTTTGTCGTGTTCATCGACCTGTTCGGCACCATCATCCTCCCGGCGACCTGTGTTTACCTCGGTTGGCTGCTGTACACGGTCATCACCCGCACCGGACCGTTCCCGCTGATCTCCATCGTCATGCTTGCGGCCGTGTACGGCCTCCAGGCGTTGATTTTCGTTCTCAAACGCCAGTGGCAGCACATCGGCTGGATGATCATCTACATCATCGCCTTCCCGGTATACGCCTTCATCCTGCCCATCTACTCGTTCTGGAACCAGGACAACTTCACCTGGGGTAACACGCGCATCGTGATCGGCGAGTCGGGCAAGAAGCAGGTGGTCGCCGTGGACGACGAGGGCTTCGACCCGCGCTCCATCCCCCTCCAGCGCTGGGACGACTACGCGCTCGCCAACAAcctccccggccgccgcggcggccacccGGAGAAGGttggcctcgacggcggcatggGGATCTACGACGAAAACTACGAGATGGACGACATGAAGTCGGTCTACTCTTCCGTCCGCCAGCCCTCCGTGCTCACCGGGcttcccggccgcggcgcaggcgcctACATGCCGCCGACCCCCGGCACCCCGGGGACACCCTTCATGAATCGCTCCAGCACCTTCGTCGGCGCCACCCCCTACACCGACAACCCCCAGCCCAACCTGGCCCACCGCCAGAGCATGATGTCCATGGGCGCCCCCATGGCCgacctgcagcagcagcgccgcagCCACACGCCCTACTCCGACttcccgccggccggccagcgcggcagcgTCGCCAACCGCCTCTCCATGGCCTCCACCAGCATGCTCCAGCAGAGCCAGAGCCAGAGCAGGCTCGGCCTGCACGCGGACCTCAGCACCGGCtcgttcggcggcggcggcatggggatctccggcggcgtcggcggcggcgcgcccgacGACGCGGCCATCATCGAGGCCATCCAGTCGGTCCTGCGCGAGGTCGACCTCGACACCGTCACCAAGAAGCAGGTCCGCGCGTTGGTCGAGCAGCGGCTGCAGACGGAACTGGTCGGCGAGCGGCGCACGTTCATGGATCGGCAGATCGACAATGAGTTGGCCAATATGTAG